TCGTAGCGCTCGCGCGACGCCAGCACCTCGTCCATCCGCCCCTCCAGGCACTGGATGAGCGCGATCAGCCGCTGCGCCACCTCGCGGCCCGACGCCGTGAGTTCGTAGTCCACGCGGGGCGGGTTGGTGTGCTGCGCCTCGCGGTGCACCAGACCGTCGCGCTCCAGCGCGTGCAGGGTCTGGGCGAGCATCTTCTCGCTGACGCCGTCGACACGGCGGCGCAGCTCGTTGAACCGGAAAGAACCCTCGTACAGCGCGCCGAGCGTCAGCGCACCCCAGCGCCCGGTGACGTGCTCCAGCGTGCCGCGCGAGGGACAGCCCCGGGCGAACACGTCGTACGCCGGCTCCTGCTCAGCCGCGCACTCCTGCGTGGTCGACATGCACCAAGCGTACGTGAGCACAGCGCTGTCCCGCAGAGTGCGCTGCGTGGGGGAGAGTGGGGGCGGTGGCGGGTCAGTAGCCGAAGTTCTGCGTCCACCACGGTCCGCCGGAGCCGAAGTGGACTCCGACGCCGAGGGTCTGGAAGTCGCAGTTCAGTATGTTGGCGCGGTGGCCGGGGCTGTCCATCCAGGCGTCCATCACGGCCTGGGCGTCGCTCTGGCCGCGGGCTATGTTCTCGCCGCCGAGGTTGCTGATGCCGGCCGCCGCCGCCCGGTCCCACGGGGTCGCGCCGCCCGGGTCGGTGTGGTCGAAGAAGCCCTCCGTGGCCATGGCCTTGCTGAAGTCCTCCGCCAGTTCGCGCAGGGCGCTGTTCGCGGCCACCGGGCTGCAGCCCACCTTGGCCCGCTCGTCGTTGACCAGCTTGAGCACCTGGGCCTCGGCGACGGACTCCTCCGACACGGCGGCCGGCGCGCTGGGCGGCGTGGGCTCCTTGGCGGCCGGGCGCGAGGGCGTGGGCTCCGGCTTGGCGCTCGGGGTCGTCTTCGGCTTCTTCGTCTTCGACGGGGTCTCGGCCGGGGCCGCCGGCTTCGAGGCCGAGGGGGAGGTCGAGGACGGTGCGGGAGACGGGGTGTCCTTGGACGACGCGGACCCGGAGGGCGACGACGGCGACGAGGACCGGTCGGTGCCGCGGCTCGTGGAGGTGTCGCCGCCGCGGCCGGTGTCGGCGCTGCCGGAGGTGCCGCCCTGCTCGCTCGGGCCGTTCGTCGGGGTGTCCTGGGCCTGCACCCGGTCGCCCCCACCGCCGCCGCCGCCGATGCGGTAGTTGTCGAGGCCGGGCACCGCGCCCGTGGCCACCGCCACGGTGCCGATGGCGACCGCGGCGGAGACACCGAGCAGCCCGGTGCGGACCGGGGTGGCGGCCTTCTTCCGGCGCCTGCGGTGGCCTCCCGCGGGCTGCGGGCCGCCCTCGGGGGCGTATCCGTCACTGGGGAAGGCGACCGTGCGGCCCGCCTGCGGGCCCTCGCCGTCGGGGTCGTCCGCGTACAGGTAGGCGTCGCTCCTGGCGCGGACCTCGGCGTACGCCTCGGGGTTCAGGTAGGGCGCGATCCCCATGGTCGGGTGGTCGCCCGCTTCCGGCGTCCGCGCGTCGCGTCCCGCCGTAGCGTCCGGCTGATGGTCCCCCGTGGCGCGGCCCGTGGCGGCGCGGCCGGCGGCGGAGCGTCGGTGGCGTCCCATGTCCTGGCCTTCCTCGTCCTCGCCGTCTCGGGCGACGCGTCCTCACGATCAACACCGAACTCACACCTTCGAGTGAGTTTCAGATGAGATTCATTGGACCGGGACGGTACCGCATGGCGCGAGGGGGTGAAGTGTCCGGCGGGACATTGACTGGTTAGGTTGCAGTCATGAGCGAGGATGTACGACTGGTCGCGTGGGTGCGCGGACAGGTCCAGGGCGTCGGTTTCCGCTGGTTCACGCGGGCCAGGGCGCTGGAACTCGGCGGCATGAGTGGTTTTGCTCTCAATCTGGCCGACGGCCGCGTCCAGGTCGTCGCCGAGGGCCCGCGGGAGCGCTGCGAAGGGCTCCTCGACTGGCTGCACGGCGACGACACGCCCGGACGCGTTGACGGCGTCACCGAGATCTGGGACACACCTCGCGGCGGCTACGACGGCTTCGCCATCCGCTGACACCGCGCCGTCCGAGACCTCCCGGGCGCCCGGTCCGACCCTCCCCGCAGGGGTGGCCGGAGCGAAAACGGGCAGGTGGTTGCCAAGGGACGGCCCGTCGTGGGAGGCTCCGCAACCAGAAAGATCGCCACGCCCCGAGGGGCCCGCAGGAGTCGCAGCGTCGCCGCTTCCCGGCCGCATGCCCCCGGACGCCCGTCGATACGGGGCGTGATCGTGTTGACCGTCAAACTTTTTGGTGAGACGCTGAAAGCCCCGCGCACCTTAGCTGTTTGGCATGGTTGAACGGCAGTAAAAACTCCAAAGTGCCAAGCACCGCGGGTGCGAATCCCTCACGACCCACACCGCTTCGGTCGGTCACTCATTGTGGAGGACCATCCATCATGGCAAAGGCGCTTCTCGGTTACGTCGGCGGCTCCGACCCTCGACTCCTCGCCGAGATGCGACGGCTCCAGCAGCGCGTCCAGGACCTGGAATCCGAGCTCGGACGAATCCAGGCGGAGAACGACGTGCTGGCGGCTGCCGCTTCTCACGAAAGGATCATGGAGAGCATGGAGAGCGTTGACGCACACCAGGCGGAGCCTGCGCTCACCTGATCACTGCATCGCTCCACGCACGGCACGCAGTGGTCGGGCCCGCCCGTACAACCGCTAGGTGTCAGAGTCTGCAAGGGACGCTTCGGCGTCCCTTCTTTCTTTCCTGCCCCCGTCTCAGCGCCCGAGTCCGACCGGACTTCCCTGTCCCGCGCATCCTTTCACCCTCTTCAACGTCTGATGTGCCCTGCACGTTCACCGGTGAAACCGCGGTGGTTCACCGGTTCATGGAGTGAGACACCCCCGAAAGGTAGAGTCCGGCGGCGTGCACCTGAAGGCCCTGACCCTGCGCGGGTTCAAATCGTTCGCCTCGGCGACCACGCTCCGGTTCGAGCCCGGCATCACCTGCGTCGTCGGACCGAACGGCTCGGGCAAGTCCAACGTCGTGGACGCGCTCAGCTGGGTCATGGGCGAACAGGGCGCCAAGTCGCTGCGCGGCGGCAAGATGGAGGACGTCATCTTCGCCGGCACCACCGGCCGCCCGCCGCTCGGCCGGGCCGAGGTGTCGCTGACCATCGACAACTCCGACGGGGCGCTGCCCATCGAGTACGCCGAGGTCACCATCACGCGGATCATGTTCCGCAACGGCGGCAGCGAGTACCAGATCAACGGAGACACCTGCCGCCTCCTGGACATCCAGGAACTCCTGTCCGACTCCGGCATCGGCCGGGAGATGCACGTCATCGTCGGTCAGGGCCAGCTCGACTCCGTGCTGCACGCCGACCCGATGGGCCGCCGCGCCTTCATCGAGGAGGCGGCCGGCGTCCTCAAGCACCGCAAGCGCAAGGAGAAGGCGCTCAGGAAGCTGGACGCGATGCAGGCCAACCTCGCGCGCGTGCAGGACCTCACCGACGAGTTGCGGCGCCAGCTCAAGCCGCTGGGCCGGCAGGCCGCGGTGGCGCGGCGGGCCGCCGTCATCCAGGCCGACCTGCGGGACGCGCGACTCAGGCTCCTCGCCGACGACCTGGTACGGCTGCGCGAGGCGCTCCAGGCCGAGATCGCCGACGAGGCCGCGCTCAAGGAGCGCAAGGAGGCCGCCGAACGGGAACTGGGCAAGGCCCTGCGCCGCGAGGCCGACCTGGAGGACGAGGTCCGCCGGCTGACCCCGCGCCTCCAGCGCGCCCAGCAGAACTGGTACGAGCTGTCCCAGCTCGCCGAGCGGGTGCGCGGCACCGTCTCGCTGGCCGAGGCGCGGGTGAAGAGCGCCACCTCCGCGCCTCCCGAGGAGCGCCGCGGCCGCGACCCGGAGGAGCTGGAGCGCGAGGCCGCCCGCGTCCGCGAGCAGGAGGCGGAACTCGAAGCGGCCCTGGAGGCGGCCGAGCACGCCCTGGAGGACACCGTCGCCCACCGCGCGGACCTCGAACGCGAGCTGGCCCAGGAGGAGCGCCGCCTCAAGGACGCCGCACGGGCGATCGCCGACCGCCGTGAGGGGCTGGCCCGGCTCAGCGGCCAGGTCGGTGCCGCACGTTCGCGCGCCGCCTCGGCGCAGGCCGAGATCGAGCGGCTGGCCGAGGCCAGGGACGAGTCCCGGGAACGGGCCGCCGCCGCGCAGGAGGAGTACGAGACGCTCCAGGCCGAGGTCGACGGCCTCGACGCCGACGACCAGGAACTCGCCGAGCGCCACGATGCCGCCAAGCGCGGGCTGGCCGAGGCGGAGGCCGCGCTCGGCGCCGCCCGGGAGGCGGCCACCGTGGCGGAACGCGAGCGCGCGGCCACGCGGGCCCGCCACGAGGCCCTGGCCCTCGGACTGCGCCGCAAGGACGGCACCGGTGCGGTGCTCGCCGCCAAGGACCGGCTCACCGGGCTGCTGGGCCCGGCCGCCGAGCTGCTCACCGTGACGCCCGGTCACGAGGTCGCCCTGGCCGCCGCCTTCGGCGCCGCCGCCGACGCCCTCGCGGTCACCTCCCCGGCGGCCGCCGCCGACGCCATCCGCCTGCTGCGCAAGCAGGACGCCGGCCGGGCCGCCCTGCTGCTGGCCGGCGGCCCCGACGACGTACCGGACGAACCTCGCGCCGACGGGGCGCCGTACGCCGCCGCCCTCGTCCGGGGCCCGTCGGACCTGATGCCCGCGGTGCGGCGGCTGCTGCGCGGGATCGTCGTCGTCGCCACCCTGGAGGACGCCGAGGACCTCGTCTACGCCCGCCCCGGGCTGACCGCCGTGACCGCCGACGGCGACCTGCTCGGTGCGCACTTCGCGCAGGGCGGGTCCGCCGGGGCGCCCAGCCTCCTGGAGGTGCAGGCGTCCGTGGACCGTGCCGCCGCCGAGCTGGAGGAGCTGGCCGTGCGGTGCGAGGAGCTGGCCGGGGCGCAGGACGCCGCGGTGGCACGGCGCCGGGAGTGCGCCGCGCTCGTCGAGGAGCTGGGGGAGCGGCGCCGGGCCGCCGACCGGGAGAAGTCGTCCGTCGCTCAGCAGCTGGGCCGGCTCGCGGGCCAGGCGCGGGGCGCCGCCGGTGAGGCCGAGCGGTCCGCGGCGGCGGCGGCGCGGGCGCAGGAGGCGCTGGACAAGGCGTTGCTGGACGTCGAGGAGCTGGCCGAGCGGTTGGCGGTGGCCGAGGAGATGCCGGTCGAGGAGGAGCCCGACACCTCCGCGCGCGACCGGCTCGCCGCCGACGGGGCCAACGCCCGCCAGACCGAGATGGAGGCCCGCCTCCAGGTCCGTACCCACGAGGAGCGGGTCAAGGGCCTCGCCGGACGGGCCGACTCCCTGGACCGGGCCGCCCGCGCCGAACGCGAGGCACGCGCGCGTGCCGAACAACGCCGGGCCCGGCTGCGGCACGAGGCGGCCGTCGCCGAGGCGGTCGCCGCCGGCGCCCGGCAACTGCTCGCCCACGTCGAGGTCTCGCTGACCCGCGCGGACGAGGAGCGCACCGTCGCCGAGGCGGCCAAGGCCCGGCGCGAGCAGGAACTGACCGCCGAGCGCACCGCGGGGCGCGACCTCAAGGCGGAGCTGGACAAGTTGACGGATTCGGTTCACCGCGGGGAGGTACTCGGCGCCGAGAAGCGGCTGCGCATCGAGCAGTTGGAGACCAAGGCGCTGGAGGAACTCGGTGTGGAACCGGCGGGGCTGGCGGCCGAGTACGGCCCCCATCAGCAGGTGCCGCCCTCGCCCCCCGCCGAGGGCGAGGAACTCCCGGAGGACCCCGAGCACCCGCGCAACCGTCCGCGCCCCTTCGTCCGTGCCGAGCAGGAGAAGCGCCTGAAGGCCGCCGAGCGCGCCTACCAGCAGCTGGGCAAGGTCAACCCGCTGGCCCTGGAGGAGTTCGCGGCGCTGGAGGAGCGGCACCAGTTCCTCAGCGAGCAGCTGGAGGACCTGAAGAAGACCCGAGCCGACCTGCTCCAGGTCGTCAAGGAGGTCGACGAACGCGTCGAGCAGGTCTTCACGGAGGCGTTCCGGGACACGGCCCGGGAGTTCGAGGGCGTCTTCAGCAGGCTGTTCCCGGGCGGTGACGGGCGGTTGATCCTGACCGACCCCGACAACATGCTGACCACGGGCGTGGACGTCGAGGCTCGGCCGCCGGGGAAGAAGGTCAAGCGGCTCTCGCTGCTCTCCGGCGGGGAGCGTTCGCTGACCGCGGTGGCGATGCTGGTGTCGATCTTCAAGGCGCGGCCCAGCCCGTTCTACGTCATGGACGAGGTCGAGGCGGCGCTCGACGACACCAATCTCCAGCGGCTGATCCGGATCATGCAGGAGTTGCAGGAGGCCTCGCAGCTGATCGTCATCACGCACCAGAAACGGACGATGGAGGTCGCCGACGCGCTGTACGGCGTGTCTATGCAAGGCGACGGTGTGTCGAAGGTCATCAGTCAGCGCCTGCGTCAGTCCTGACCTCAATTGCTTCAACTCTTGAACACGTAGCTCACTGAGGCATCTACAAACTCACAGCACTCGCCCTATTGACTTCGATACTTGAAGGCATAGTCTCTGCAACGTTGCTTTTACCTTCAGGTTCCTTTCAGGGGGTCCGAAGGCGATCCACCCCGGCAGCGTTGCCGGTAGCCCGAGGAGTACACGTGTCCCGCACACCGCAGGCAGCCAGTTCAGGAGCCAGGACGGCTCATCCCGAGCATCTCGGGCACGTCATCTTCATCGCGGCGGCGGCCGCGATGGGCGGTTTCCTCTTCGGCTACGACAGTTCCGTGATCAACGGTGCCGTCGAGGCCATCCGCGACCGCTACGACGTCGGCTCCGCGGTACTGGCCCAGGTCATCGCCGTCGCGCTGATCGGCTGTGCCATCGGCGCCGCCACCGCCGGCCGGATCGCGGACCGGATCGGCCGTATCCGCTGCATGCAGATCGCGGCGGTCCTCTTCACCGTCAGCGCCGTCGGCTCCGCGCTGCCCTTCGCGCTGTGGGACCTCGCCATGTGGCGGGTCATCGGCGGCTTCGCCATCGGCATGGCCTCCGTGATCGGCCCCGCCTACATCGCCGAGGTCTCCCCGCCCGCCTACCGGGGCCGGCTCGCCTCCTTCCAGCAGGCCGCGATCGTCTTCGGCATCGCGGTCTCGCAGCTGGTCAACTGGGGTCTGCTGAACGCCGCCGGCGGCGACCAGCGCGGTGAGCTGATGGGCCTGGAGGCCTGGCAGGTCATGCTCGGCATCATGGTCGTCCCGGCGATCGTCTACGGCCTGCTCTCCTTCGCCATCCCGGAGTCCCCGCGGTTCCTGGTCTCCGTCGGCAAGCACGAGCGCGCCAAGGAGATCCTCGAAGAGGTCGAGGGCAAGGACGTGGACTTCGACGCCCGCGTCGCCGAGATCGAGCACGCGATGCACCGCGAGGAGAAGTCCTCCTTCAAGGACCTGCTCGGCGGCAGCTTCTTCTTCAAGCCGATCGTCTGGATCGGTATCGGCCTGTCGGTCTTCCAGCAGTTCGTCGGCATCAACGTCGCGTTCTACTACTCGTCGACGCTGTGGCAGTCGGTCGGTGTCGACCCGACGCAGTCGTTCTTCTACTCGTTCACGACCTCGATCATCAACATCGTCGGCACCGTGATCGCGATGATCTTCGTGGACCGCGTCGGCCGCAAGCCGCTCGCCCTCATCGGCTCCGTCGGCATGGTGATCGGTCTGGCGCTGGAGGCCTGGGCCTTCTCCTTCGACCTGGTCGACGGCAAGCTCCCGGCCACCCAGGGCTGGGTCGCCCTGATCGCCGCCCACGTGTTCGTGCTCTTCTTCGCCCTGTCCTGGGGTGTCGTCGTCTGGGTCTTCCTCGGCGAGATGTTCCCGAACCGCATCCGCGCCGCCGCGCTGGGCGTGGCCGCCTCCGCGCAGTGGATCGCGAACTGGGCCATCACGGCGAGCTTCCCGTCGCTGGCCGACTGGAACCTGTCCGGCACGTACGTGATCTACACGATCTTCGCCGCGCTCTCCATCCCGTTCGTCCTGAAGTTCGTGAAGGAGACGAAGGGCAAGGCCCTGGAGGAGATGGGCTGACCGCCCGCCCCGAACCCGGGGAGAAGGGCCAAGTCCCCGCTGCCCCTCTCCCCGTACTGTCCGCCGCCCCCGGCCCGCGCATCCGCCCGGACCGGGGGCGGCGGTCTGTCGTGCCCCGATGGCCGTCGGGAACGAGCGGGCTCCCGGGGCGGGTACGGGGCCGTCGGTGTCGGCGCGTCCACGCCGTACGGCCGGGCGGAGGGACCGGCCACGGGCTCCTCGGGTGTGGCGGCCGTCGGCAGCGCCGGGGGAGACGACGGCGGCCCCTACGCCATGCGAGCCCGGCCGTGGTCGAGAACCGGCTCCCTGAGCATGGCGTCGGTGGGCATGGGCGCGGAAACGCCGGCGCCCCCCGCACCGCACGGTGCAGGGGGCGCGCGGATTCGTCCGCGGGTGGCGTCAGACGGTCACCGACACCGCCTGCTCGGCGGCGCGGTCGGCGGCCGTCGCCGGGACGACCACCGCAGGCTTCGGCAGTACGACGTACAGCAGGCCGGAGATGACGACCGTGGCGACCCAGCCCAGGCCGTACTCGCCGATGACGTTGTTCGCGGCGAGGGGGCCGGTGAACCAGTCGGAGGTGGTGAACATCAGGCCGGCGGCCAGGCCCACCGCCCACGCGGCGACGGCCGCGGGGGAGAAGCCGCCCCGGTACCAGTAGGCGCTGGTCCGGCCGGTGTCGGCCAGGGCCTCGCCGTCGTACTCCTTGCGGCGCAGCATGTCCGCGCCGAAGACGCCGACCCACGCGGAGAAGGCGACCGCGAGCAGCGACAGGAAGGCGATGAAGGAGCCCATGAAGCTGGTCGCCACCAGCATCAGCACACCGCCGAAGACCAGCGAGATCACCGCGTTGACCGAGACCGCCCAGTGGCGCGGGACGGTGAAGCCAAGGGTCTGGGCCGTGAAGCCGGCCGAGTACATGGACATCGAGTTGATCAGCAGCATGCCGATCAGCGCGATGATCAGGTACGGCACCGCGATCCAGGTCGGCAGGATCTCGCCGAGGAAGGAGACCGGGTCGGCGGCCGAGGCCAGGTCCGGCGTGGAGACGGCCATGATCATGCCCATCAGCACCATGGGCAGGACGACGATGCCGGCCCCGCCGACGGTCACGCCCACGATCCCCTTCGAGGACGCCGTCCGCGGCAGGTAGCGCGTGAAGTCCGGGGCGGACGGGATCCAGCTGACGCCGCCGGCCGCGATCAGACCGACGCCGGTGATCATCGCGGCCACCGAACCGGCGGACCGGTCGAAGACCGCGGACCAGTCGGTGTCGACGACCAGGTAGCCGAGGACCAGCACAGAGAAGGCACCGAAGAGGTACGTCGCGTACTTGTTGCACTTCTGGACCGCGTTGATCCCCAGCCCCGAGATCGCGAACGTCGCCACGACGAAGGCGAGCAGCGTCACCATGTCCAGCACGCTGTTGGCCTGTACGCCGAACACGATGTCCAGCACGGTGAGCACCGCGTACGCCCCGGTCACCGCGTTGATCGTCTCCCAGCCCCAGCGGGCGACCCAGATCAGCGAACCCGGCAGCAGGTTGCCCCGCTGGCCGAACACGGCCCGCGACAGCGCCATGCCCGGAGCCCCGCCGCGCTTCCCTGCGATGCCGATCAGCCCGACCAGGCCGTACGACACGACC
The Streptomyces sp. NBC_01723 genome window above contains:
- the smc gene encoding chromosome segregation protein SMC, which produces MHLKALTLRGFKSFASATTLRFEPGITCVVGPNGSGKSNVVDALSWVMGEQGAKSLRGGKMEDVIFAGTTGRPPLGRAEVSLTIDNSDGALPIEYAEVTITRIMFRNGGSEYQINGDTCRLLDIQELLSDSGIGREMHVIVGQGQLDSVLHADPMGRRAFIEEAAGVLKHRKRKEKALRKLDAMQANLARVQDLTDELRRQLKPLGRQAAVARRAAVIQADLRDARLRLLADDLVRLREALQAEIADEAALKERKEAAERELGKALRREADLEDEVRRLTPRLQRAQQNWYELSQLAERVRGTVSLAEARVKSATSAPPEERRGRDPEELEREAARVREQEAELEAALEAAEHALEDTVAHRADLERELAQEERRLKDAARAIADRREGLARLSGQVGAARSRAASAQAEIERLAEARDESRERAAAAQEEYETLQAEVDGLDADDQELAERHDAAKRGLAEAEAALGAAREAATVAERERAATRARHEALALGLRRKDGTGAVLAAKDRLTGLLGPAAELLTVTPGHEVALAAAFGAAADALAVTSPAAAADAIRLLRKQDAGRAALLLAGGPDDVPDEPRADGAPYAAALVRGPSDLMPAVRRLLRGIVVVATLEDAEDLVYARPGLTAVTADGDLLGAHFAQGGSAGAPSLLEVQASVDRAAAELEELAVRCEELAGAQDAAVARRRECAALVEELGERRRAADREKSSVAQQLGRLAGQARGAAGEAERSAAAAARAQEALDKALLDVEELAERLAVAEEMPVEEEPDTSARDRLAADGANARQTEMEARLQVRTHEERVKGLAGRADSLDRAARAEREARARAEQRRARLRHEAAVAEAVAAGARQLLAHVEVSLTRADEERTVAEAAKARREQELTAERTAGRDLKAELDKLTDSVHRGEVLGAEKRLRIEQLETKALEELGVEPAGLAAEYGPHQQVPPSPPAEGEELPEDPEHPRNRPRPFVRAEQEKRLKAAERAYQQLGKVNPLALEEFAALEERHQFLSEQLEDLKKTRADLLQVVKEVDERVEQVFTEAFRDTAREFEGVFSRLFPGGDGRLILTDPDNMLTTGVDVEARPPGKKVKRLSLLSGGERSLTAVAMLVSIFKARPSPFYVMDEVEAALDDTNLQRLIRIMQELQEASQLIVITHQKRTMEVADALYGVSMQGDGVSKVISQRLRQS
- a CDS encoding cytosine permease; translation: MSKTAENEGALETRGIEQVPDHERTARIRELFPTWVGANISVLLLTMGASLVVAYRLNFWQALVVAAAAPVVSYGLVGLIGIAGKRGGAPGMALSRAVFGQRGNLLPGSLIWVARWGWETINAVTGAYAVLTVLDIVFGVQANSVLDMVTLLAFVVATFAISGLGINAVQKCNKYATYLFGAFSVLVLGYLVVDTDWSAVFDRSAGSVAAMITGVGLIAAGGVSWIPSAPDFTRYLPRTASSKGIVGVTVGGAGIVVLPMVLMGMIMAVSTPDLASAADPVSFLGEILPTWIAVPYLIIALIGMLLINSMSMYSAGFTAQTLGFTVPRHWAVSVNAVISLVFGGVLMLVATSFMGSFIAFLSLLAVAFSAWVGVFGADMLRRKEYDGEALADTGRTSAYWYRGGFSPAAVAAWAVGLAAGLMFTTSDWFTGPLAANNVIGEYGLGWVATVVISGLLYVVLPKPAVVVPATAADRAAEQAVSVTV
- a CDS encoding winged helix-turn-helix transcriptional regulator: MSTTQECAAEQEPAYDVFARGCPSRGTLEHVTGRWGALTLGALYEGSFRFNELRRRVDGVSEKMLAQTLHALERDGLVHREAQHTNPPRVDYELTASGREVAQRLIALIQCLEGRMDEVLASRERYDTRRMPTA
- a CDS encoding CAP domain-containing protein; translation: MGRHRRSAAGRAATGRATGDHQPDATAGRDARTPEAGDHPTMGIAPYLNPEAYAEVRARSDAYLYADDPDGEGPQAGRTVAFPSDGYAPEGGPQPAGGHRRRRKKAATPVRTGLLGVSAAVAIGTVAVATGAVPGLDNYRIGGGGGGGDRVQAQDTPTNGPSEQGGTSGSADTGRGGDTSTSRGTDRSSSPSSPSGSASSKDTPSPAPSSTSPSASKPAAPAETPSKTKKPKTTPSAKPEPTPSRPAAKEPTPPSAPAAVSEESVAEAQVLKLVNDERAKVGCSPVAANSALRELAEDFSKAMATEGFFDHTDPGGATPWDRAAAAGISNLGGENIARGQSDAQAVMDAWMDSPGHRANILNCDFQTLGVGVHFGSGGPWWTQNFGY
- a CDS encoding sugar porter family MFS transporter, translating into MSRTPQAASSGARTAHPEHLGHVIFIAAAAAMGGFLFGYDSSVINGAVEAIRDRYDVGSAVLAQVIAVALIGCAIGAATAGRIADRIGRIRCMQIAAVLFTVSAVGSALPFALWDLAMWRVIGGFAIGMASVIGPAYIAEVSPPAYRGRLASFQQAAIVFGIAVSQLVNWGLLNAAGGDQRGELMGLEAWQVMLGIMVVPAIVYGLLSFAIPESPRFLVSVGKHERAKEILEEVEGKDVDFDARVAEIEHAMHREEKSSFKDLLGGSFFFKPIVWIGIGLSVFQQFVGINVAFYYSSTLWQSVGVDPTQSFFYSFTTSIINIVGTVIAMIFVDRVGRKPLALIGSVGMVIGLALEAWAFSFDLVDGKLPATQGWVALIAAHVFVLFFALSWGVVVWVFLGEMFPNRIRAAALGVAASAQWIANWAITASFPSLADWNLSGTYVIYTIFAALSIPFVLKFVKETKGKALEEMG
- a CDS encoding acylphosphatase yields the protein MSEDVRLVAWVRGQVQGVGFRWFTRARALELGGMSGFALNLADGRVQVVAEGPRERCEGLLDWLHGDDTPGRVDGVTEIWDTPRGGYDGFAIR